The nucleotide sequence CCGGGCTATTGAATTTTTTACGCACATATGCCACTTGTAGCAGTTACCGAGAGATCACCTAACCTAGTCAATTTTCCTCTGTACAAAAGATTGGTGATTGAACTTGAGCCCAGTAACATGTAGAAATAAGAGCTGGACAGCATGTTCAGTTGCTCAACACGTACGTCCTTCTTTCAGGTCCCAGAGGTCTCATGCAAGGTGTTCATTGATGGAAGACATGTATCTATGATTGCTTCTTTATTGTTCGTGATTTCAAGGCAGTTAATGCCGAAACAGAGAACACATTCACAGTATCCACGATCATGGCGAATACCATCCGAATGAACAATGAAATTCAACTTCACGAGCTCGATCATATCATCAGATGTGCAGCCAAGCGAACTACatttgttcttcttgtatGTTTGTGCCAAAGGGCTTTCTTTCTGGCAGGCCACCTTGGTCTATCCCGCTGAGATATCAACGGAATTTACAAAAACTCAATTGTTTCCCATTGTTTGCCACACCCATCATTGATCGCAGAAGCAGAATAGAAGTTCTTTGATAAGCATAATCGGTGATTGATAAGATTACTATCAGCGTGTAACTTGCTCCGGAGTACGGAGAGATAACAAGAGCGGATTTTTCCTCGAAGCAGATAAGAAAGATAGGCGACCGCCGTGACCCGCTCTAGTGATGGACCTCAGATAGCGATATAAAAGGCAAACAAATCCCCTCGTCTTCACTTGAACAGCAGATTTAATACCAAGACTTATCACAAGCTTGCTACAAGTAGTCTTCAGACAGAATCATCGCAATGGCCTCTCAAATAACAGTCACTCCCATCTCTCCATCAGCCGAGTCAACCATCGACTTTGGCGCCATCGTCTCAAACATTGACGTTGAAAACATCAGCGGTAAGATATTAGACGCATATTCGTGAATAATTGAAACAACGCATAGTGGGAGAATACCCGTAAAATCGGTAACCTCCTCTGGTAAAACACATCTCTCATCACCAATGAACCCGGGCTGACTGTTTCCAGATGCCGACTTTGACGTAATCCGTGAAGCACTCTTCACTCACCAAGTTCTCGTCTtcaagaaccagaaccaCCTTTCCCCCAAGGCCCAGTATGAGATCACCCAGCGCTTCGATCCTGAAGCTGCGGGCTCTTATGGCCATGGAAAGACCATTGACGCCAAGCGCTCAATCCTCCATCCTGATCTCAAGACCATccctcatcagcctcaagtcCAGGTCATTGGAAATGGCTTCGTTGAGGAGTATGAAGGACTGAAGAACATTCAGCTCCGACATCCTCACCATCGCACATTCCACGCCACCACTATccctgatgagaaggatttGGACTTCACCAGGTTCTACAGATGGCACATTGACGCCGCTCTATACGGCCTCGCTCCTCCAGTGGTTACATCACTCCTCGCTGTTCGTGTTCCAGGAGGTCGCAAACAGACCCTTGTCTATGACGACGGATCCAATGAGGAGTTGAGTGTCCCGCTTGGTACTACAGCCTTTGTGTCGGGTTACGCCATGTACGACCGGCTTTCGCCTGAGGATAAGGAGTTTGTGCGTACCACAAAGGTTGAATACGCTCCTCATCCATATGTTTGGATGAGTGGTGCAAAGTCCCGCTCAGATGGTCTGGGCCTGGTCTCCGAGGACAAAGAGATTCCTATCGAGAATCTTCCCCCtgttgatgaggacaagATCCAGATCCTTCCTATGTGCTGGCGTAACCCTGCCACGGGCCGCTTAGCACTCCAGGTTCATCCGTCTGCTGTTCGAAAGCTGCACCTCGCCGATGGTACTGTGATCGATGGTCTCACTGCTGTTCGGGAGCGGGTCCACGAGCTTCAGCGCCCTGGCATTGCTCCTGAGAAGGTATATCCTCATGATTGGGAGCAGGGAGATCTTGTTCTCTTTCATAATCGGGGCGTGATCCATTCAGTGGTTGGCGCTTTTGCGGAAGACGAGGTTAGATTGTTCCGGCAGTGTAACATTGCCGGTAGTAAGCTGCCTGAAGGGCCAGTGGCTGTTGCAGTTGGTGCTTAGATGATGCATGGAAGCTTGATaagacaagaaggagaaatgcTCAATAGATACACATGGTGATTTAATGATAAACTTGTTTGCCTATAATCCTTTTGAAACCAATTTGCTTGATACAACCATTCGAGCGACTATCCACACTACCTGGAAGTTTTCTCAACATAAGGTTTTGTTGTTAACTATTCAACTTGATATACCTATCTTGCTGAGATACTGGTAAGTTTACATGACTCCTGAGTTCTCAAGTTCTGTACGGATTTCTTCCAGATAACATCCTTTAACTCTTTCTAGCCTTGCCTGTTATGT is from Fusarium musae strain F31 chromosome 4, whole genome shotgun sequence and encodes:
- the XAN1 gene encoding Alpha-ketoglutarate-dependent xanthine dioxygenase xan-1; amino-acid sequence: MASQITVTPISPSAESTIDFGAIVSNIDVENISDADFDVIREALFTHQVLVFKNQNHLSPKAQYEITQRFDPEAAGSYGHGKTIDAKRSILHPDLKTIPHQPQVQVIGNGFVEEYEGLKNIQLRHPHHRTFHATTIPDEKDLDFTRFYRWHIDAALYGLAPPVVTSLLAVRVPGGRKQTLVYDDGSNEELSVPLGTTAFVSGYAMYDRLSPEDKEFVRTTKVEYAPHPYVWMSGAKSRSDGLGLVSEDKEIPIENLPPVDEDKIQILPMCWRNPATGRLALQVHPSAVRKLHLADGTVIDGLTAVRERVHELQRPGIAPEKVYPHDWEQGDLVLFHNRGVIHSVVGAFAEDEVRLFRQCNIAGSKLPEGPVAVAVGA